A window of Persicobacter psychrovividus contains these coding sequences:
- a CDS encoding DUF1788 domain-containing protein, translating to MTSISEQFEHIFEVVSSEGFLKMQALGGEIPFYISAYDPTQEMPVRQAIRGLINKLEKRSISVLEVNLYDLSVEIIDNKMGMEKMFKVEQRRKDKAKFMRALQSSLNMHEVLMPAVEAKIKQAQAQVYFFTGIGEVFPFIRSHNVLNNLQNIAKQAPTVMFFPGNYNGHSLELFGKLTDDNYYRAFNIQNV from the coding sequence ATGACAAGCATAAGCGAACAATTTGAACATATATTCGAGGTCGTTTCTTCAGAAGGATTTTTGAAGATGCAGGCCCTCGGCGGGGAGATCCCTTTCTATATTTCAGCCTATGATCCCACGCAGGAGATGCCCGTGCGTCAGGCGATCCGTGGGTTGATCAACAAGCTCGAGAAACGATCCATTTCCGTTCTGGAGGTCAATCTCTATGACTTGTCAGTGGAGATTATTGACAACAAAATGGGCATGGAAAAGATGTTCAAGGTAGAGCAAAGGCGCAAGGACAAAGCCAAGTTCATGCGCGCTTTGCAGTCGAGTTTGAACATGCACGAGGTACTTATGCCGGCGGTTGAAGCCAAGATCAAGCAGGCGCAGGCGCAGGTATATTTCTTCACAGGCATCGGCGAGGTATTCCCCTTCATCCGATCCCATAACGTGCTCAATAATTTACAGAATATTGCCAAACAAGCGCCAACGGTCATGTTTTTTCCTGGCAATTATAATGGTCATTCCTTGGAGCTTTTTGGTAAATTAACGGACGATAATTATTATCGGGCTTTTAATATCCAAAACGTGTAG